Sequence from the Desulfovibrio sp. UIB00 genome:
CGCCACGGCCCAAAACCGCAAGATGGCCCTATTGCTTGGCATCAATGCCGACCGCATCATCTCCCTCACGTTCATCATCGGTTCCGCCCTGGCGGCCCTTGGCGGCGTGCTTATTGCCTCGCACATGGGGCAGGTCAACTTTGGCATCGGTTTTCTGGCTGGGCTTAAGGCCTTTACCGCCGCAGTGCTCGGCGGCATCGGCTCCATCCCCGGCGCAATGGTGGGCGGGCTTGTGCTTGGCCTGGCCGAAAGCTTCACCACGGGCTATTTTTCCGGCAACTACGAAGACATGCTGGCCTTCGGCATTCTTATCCTTATTCTCATTTTCAGGCCCGACGGTATCTTGGGCAAAGCCACAGTGCAGAAGGTGTAGCCATGCAGCGCATACTTAAAGCCGCCATCGCCGCCCTGTGGTTCATGCTCCTCACCCTGCCGGTGCTGGGCATCAAGCTGAACGTGGCGGCAAAAACCGTTGTTTGGCGTTTTGACCGTATCTTCGCTCTGGGCGCAGGCATATTTGTACTTGCCCTTATCTGGGACTGGTGCTTCAGCCGCAAGGCATCGGGCATGAAGATCATCACCCTGCCCAAATGCCTCAACCTGGCAGAAATCATCGAAGCATTCAGAAATCGCGCTGGCCTCCGCCTTGGCGGGCTTGCCGCGCTGGCCGTTGTGCTCATCGGCATGCCTCTGGTCAGTTCCTTCTATCAGACCAACATCATGATCTCCGCTCTGCTGTATGTCATGCTCGCGCTGGGCCTGAACATCGTCGTGGGGCTGGCGGGCCAGCTTGTGCTTGGCTACGTGGCTTTTTACGCCATTGGCGCGTACACGTACGGCCTGCTGCACCAGTACTTCGGCCTGGGTTTCTGGACCTGCCTGCCCATCGGCGGTTTCCTTACAGTCCTTTTCGGCCTGGGTCTGGGCTTTCCCGTGCTGCGGCTGCGTGGCGACTACCTCGCCATCGTGACCCTGGGTTTTGGCGAAATCGTGCGCCTCACGCTGCAAAACTGGAACACCGTCACCGGCGGCCCGCGCGGCGTCAGCGATATTCCCCGCCCTGCCTTTTTTGGCATGAACATGGACATCACCCAGTCCACCACCTACATCTACTATCTGGTGCTGGCCGCAGTGGTGGTTACCATTGTGGTTATCACCCGGCTCAAGAATTCGCGCGTGGGGCTGGCCCTGCAAGCCCTGCGGGAAGACGAAATAGCCTGCGAGGCCATGGGCGTGGACATCACGCGGGTGAAGCTTTCGGCCTTTGCGCTCGGCTCCTGCTGGGCTGGCTTTGCCGGGGTAATCTTTGCCGCCAAGACCACCTATATCAATCCCTCCAGCTTCACCTTCATGGAATCAGCCATGATTCTTTCCATGGTGGTGCTGGGCGGTATGGGTTCCATTGCGGGCGTGGTCATTGCAGCGCTGATTCTCATTCTTGCCCCGGAATATCTGCGGGCTTTCTCTGACTACCGCATGCTGCTTTTCGGAGCGATCATGGTGATTATGATGCTCTTCCGGCCACAGGGCCTCATCAGCGGCGAACGACGCCGCTACCGCATCAGCAACCTGCACGGTGCTGAAGGAGGCCGCTGATGAAACCGGTGCTGGAAGTAAAGGATCTTTCTCAGGATTTTGGCGGACTCCGCGCGCTTAACGAGCTTTCGCTCACCGTGAACAGCGGCGAGATTGTTGCCCTTATCGGCCCCAATGGCGCGGGCAAGACCACGTTTTTCAACTGCGTGACCGGCATCTACACCCCCACAGAGGGGCAGATGTTTCTGCACGACGCCTCGGGCGACAAGCAACTGCTTAACGGCAAAAAACCCCACCTCATCACGGCCATGGGCATGGCCCGCACGTTCCAGAACATTCGCCTTTTCAGCGAAATGACCGTGCTTGAAAACGTGATGATCGGTCGCCACTGCCGCACCAAGGCGGGCATTTTTGGCGCGATCGTGCGCGATGGCCGCACCCGCCGTGAAGAGCAGGACTGCATTGACCGCAGCTATGAACTTCTGGAACTGGTGAAACTTCAGGAGTTCTGGAACGAAACGGCTAACAACCTGCCCTACGGCGCGCAGAGGCGGCTTGAAATCGCCCGCGCCATGGCGACCGAGCCGCGCATGCTGCTGCTGGACGAACCCGCAGCGGGCATGAACCCCCAGGAAACCAACGAACTCAAGGAGCTGGTCTGCTCCATACGCGACAACCAGCAGATCTCCATCCTGCTTATCGAGCACGATATGGGCATGGTCATGTCGCTTTCCGACCGCATCTACGTCATGGAATACGGCTCCTGCATCGCCACAGGCACCCCCGCTGAAATCCGCACCAACCCCCGCGTCATCAAGGCCTATCTGGGAGAAAGCGATGCTTGAGCTGCGTAACGTAGACACCTATTACGGCAACATTCAGGCCCTGCGCGATATTTCGCTGAATATTGAAGAAGGCGAAATTGTCACCCTGATCGGGGCCAACGGCGCGGGCAAGTCCACCACGCTCATGACCATCTGCGGCATCAACCGCCCCAGAAAAGGCGAGATACTCTGGTACGGCAAGCCCATTCATCAGTTGCCCCCGCACGAAATTGTGACCTTGGGTATTTCCCAGGTACCGGAAGGCCGCCTGATTTTCCCTGATCTGAGCGTCAGCGAAAATCTCGACCTCGGCGCATTTTTGCGGCGTGATCCGGCAGGCGTAAAGGACGATCTGGACTACGTGTTCAGCCTTTTTCCCATTTTGTCCGAGCGCCGCAAGCAGGCGGGCGGGACGCTTTCCGGCGGTGAACAGCAGATGCTTGCCATCAGCCGCGCCCTCATGGGCCGCCCCAAGCTGCTGTTGCTGGACGAGCCTTCTCTGGGCCTCGCCCCCATCATCATCCAGCAGATCTTTTCCATCATCCAGAAGGTCAATTCCAACGGCACCACTGTCTTTCTGGTGGAGCAGAACGCCAACCAGGCCCTGCGCATCGCCAACCACGGATATGTTATGGAAAATGGCCGCATAGTCATGCACGACACAGCCGCCAACCTGCTCACCAGCGAAGAAGTGCGCACTGCCTATCTGGGCATGTAGACCGCAATCCCCATAGCGGTACAAACCTGTGCCCTTGCCGCGACAGATAGTAAAGCGGCGCGTTTGCCTGACAAACGCGCCGCTTTTTATGTGCAATGTCAAACTGTAACGTGCATGCTCCTTGCGCATCCTCGTGACGCAGTACCGAACACGCGTCCTGCCCCACCACAGCCTACAGTCTACCTTTTCCTCAAAAGCAAAGCCGTTGCCGACTGGCAGTCGGAAACGGCTTTGGAGCAGTATCGAAGCTATTCACGGGGGAGGATTATCCCTCAACCCCGCAATAATCTGAAAGTTATCTGTAGTTTTGCCCTAGACTTCGCTGATGATGGGCACGACCACGGGGTCACGCTCCAGCACACGGCGGAAGAAGCGCCGCAGCGAAGAACGAATGCCTTCCTGCAAGCGTCCAAGCTGACCGGGGCGGACCGCTTCAATTTCGTCCAGCACCAGGCACTTGGCGTCTTCCAGCAAATGACTGTAGTGCTGCTCGAACACAAAGCCTTTAGAGATCATTTCCGGACCGTGCAGTATGCTGCCGGTTTCTGAATCAACCACCAGCACCACAATGACCATGCCCTCATCACCCAGAATGCGGCGCTCCTTAAGCACGGCATAGCCCACATCGCCCACGCCCTTGCCGTCCACGAGCGTACACTCGACAGGAACGCGCTGTTCCAGACGGAAGGAATCTTTGAGCAGGGTAAGGGGCAGGCCATCTTCCAGCAAGATGACATTGTCCTGCTCCACGCCGCATTCAACAGCAAGACGGCCATGCTTGACCAAATGCTGGTACTCACCGTGCACAGGTACAAACAGCGTGGGCCGCACGGCTTCAAGCATGTCGCGCAGTTCTTCGCGCTGGCCGTGGCCCGATGCATGGATGGCGTGCACGCTTTCGTACAGCACTTCCGCGCCGATACGGTACATTTCGTTGATCAACCGGGAGATAGCCTTGGCATTGCCGGGGATCATGCGCGAACTCATGACCACGGTGTCGCCCTTGCGGATCTCCAGCTGTCTGTGGCCGCCAAGCACCATGCGCGACAGGGCGGAGAGCGGTTCGCCCTGCGCGCCTGTCACCACCAGCACAATCTGGTCATCCGGCAGGTCGGGTACGCCGTTGTGCGCGTTGAAAAACGAAGGCGGCAGCTTGGCAATGCCAAGATCCCGGGCCATTTCAATATTGTTCGCCAGCGACTTGCCGCTGATGACCACCGTGCGCCCATGCTCGCGCGCAAGGTCAAAAACTTCCTGAATACGCTGAATATGGCTGGAAAACAGCGTGATGACGATGCGCCCTTCGGCCTTGGCAAATATTTTGTCCAGCGAGTCCTTGACCTCGCGCTCCGTGAGGGAACGCCCCTCGCGCACGATGTTGGTGGAATCCGAAAGCAGCAGCCGCGCGCCTTCCGGCCCGGCAAAGTTGCGGAAAAGATTCAGGTCAGTGCCTGTGGTGTCCAGGGGATGCGGGTCAATCTTGAAATCGCCGCTGTGCACCACACGGCCCACAGGCGTTTCTACGCCCAAGCCAAAGCCTTCGGGAATGGAGTGACAGACGGGGAAGAAATGAAAGGTCAGGTCGCCCAGGGGCAGCACGGTATTGATATCAACGGGGCACAGCTCCACCCAATCCAGAATTTCCCGTTCCCTGAGCTTGTGTTCCACAAGCGCCAGGGTAAAGCGTGAGCCATAGATGCGGGTTCCCTTGATTTCAGGCACAATCCAGGGCAGCGCACCAATGTGATCCTCATGCCCGTGCGTCAGCACAATGCCGAGCAGCTTGTCCTTGATGCCGCTGACCGCGCCAAAGTGCGGAATGACAACGTCCACGCCAAGGTGGGCGTCGTCAGGAAACATGAGGCCGCAATCAACCATCACCACACCGCCGGAGGTTTCCCACAGCTGGCAGTTGAGGCCGATCTCTCCCAGCCCCCCGAGGGGGGTAATGTTCAAATAAGGTTCATTCATTCGTAATCGCTTTTGGGCGGCGCGGCTGGGGTCGTGCCGTCGCTCAACGCCGCATAAGATCAGGGTGAAATTCGCCCATGGCCACATATAATTGCGCCAGAGCGGTCAGATAATCGGCTTTTGCTCCTGTTAACGTCGCCTGAGCGGTGGTGAGCTTGGACGAAGCGTCCAGCACGTCAAAGTTGGTGCCCACCTGCTCCTGATAACGAGCCAATGCCACATTGTATGCCTCAGTAGACTGCTCCACGCCCTTTTCCGCCACGGTTATCCGTTTTGCGGCTTCCTGCACGGCAAGCAGTTTCGACTTGATGTCGTAGCCAACGCTGAGTTTCAGGTCTTCTTCGGCATAGCGCATCTTTGTGACCAGCCAGCCTGCCTCTTTGTCGGCATAATACGTGGTTCCCCACTGAAAAACGTCCCAGGTGGCACGGGCGCCCACTTCCCAGACGGAGCTGCGTGAACCCCGGTCGCCCTTTTCCTGCAGATCAAGCGAATTACCGCTCTGCGAAACATTGTAATAGGCTTCCACCTGCGGATAATAGGCGCTCTGCACGGCCTGCTGCGATTTGCCCGCGATTTCTACCGAACGCGCCGCCATGTAGAGATCGGGCCGCTGGCGGTAGGCCGCTTCAAGGCACTGCTCCAGTGAACGGGTAAAGGGCACATGGGCAAGCGTGCCGGTAAACTTGATCTTGGCCGTGGCGGGCAGCCCCAGCAGAGTATTCAGCTTGGCAAGGCTCGTGTCGCGGCTGTTTTCGACCTGAATCAAGGTATTCTCGGCCTGACGCACGTCCACCTCTGCCTGGAGCACATCCAGCCGGGGGCGAAGCCCCACACCAAAAAAGGCAGTGGTGATGCGCAACTGATCCTGCAACCGGGCCAGAGCATCGCGCTGGCTGCGCACACTTTCTTCGTACCGCAGATAATTCAGAAACTGGGTCTGAACGTTTTCTGTCATGGACAGTTCGGCATTACGCACAGAGGCTTTATCGCTGTCAGCCTGAAGGGCCGCTTTCTGATAGTTGGCCAGGAGCTGAAACCCTTGAAACACGGGCTGAGAAATTTCAACGGCCCAAGTGTAGGTGCCTTTTTCCGCTGGTCTGCTACTGCTGGGCAAGGCGGGCGATGTTTTTCTTTCCTGCTTGGAGGCGGAATACGTTGTGCCAAGCTTGGGCCCAAAAGCCCCGCGCGCAGATTTGCGCGCCTCTTCAGAAGACTGCCCCTGCGCCTCTTGCGAACCAAGGCTCGGATTATGCCGCAAAGCGCGATCCACAGCATCGGGCATGGAAACTGCCCCGGAAGGCAAAGCATTGTCCTTGCCCGAAGGCAAGGTTCTTCCGCTAAAAACGGGCACGGCGGCGCTGCCCGAGGGGCGCGCTGCAACAGAAGAATCGGCAAACGCGGCGTTGCTGCACACAGGCCCAGCAAGCGCACCAACAACAAGAAACACGAGGCCCAGTTCAGGAATGCGTTTCATATATTTACAGACGGAATGGTTCCGTTACCTTTAAAAATTACTTCGACCCGGATTACATACACCGCAGAAGACGGCATTGGCAACACTTCATGGAAAAAGATAATTTTACGCAAAACGACAAAACAGGCATTATTTCAAAGATATTTTTATTCAGCACCTGCAGAATAATAACTATTTTTACATGTACTGTTTACAGAATAAAGAACCATAAGGCGTAACTATCGCGCCTTAGTATACATCAAATGAGGTCAATTTCAACAACAAACAGACGTGCGTATAAAATTGAATTTTAGATAAGATTGCCGCATCTGTTTCAAACCCCGCCAAACAAGATTGCAGTGACACCTAAAATTCCCTGGCCCTAAGGAGCCGCAAGGGGATTCTAAAAAATTTCTTGAAAGTTTACCTCAGTCGTAGCATGCTGCGCAGCAGAGTCCTTGCGGGATTCCGCAGCTCCGCCGTGACGGTTGGCGCATCTTTGCGTCTGCCGTGCTGGCATTTTTTGCGGCGCACTGAAACAGACCACAGTTGTTGCGCAGATATGGAGAACCTCATGGAATTCAGTTTTTTTTCGATGATCGCCCAGGCAAGCCTGGTGGCCAAGGCGGTGCTGGCGTTTCTGGTCATGATGTCCATTGGGAGCTGGGGGCTGATGATCCAGAAATTCATCGGCTTGAGCGCAGCTAACAAAAAGGCTCTCAGCGGCACGGAAAGGTTCGAGAAGGCGGCCAATCTGCGCGAAGCCGTGCAGTCCTTGGGTTCCGACCCAACTTCCCCGCTGTACTACATCGCCCACCAGGGCGTTCTTGAATTCAACCGTTCCAAAGAACTTGGCAACAGCAGTGAAGTAGTGGTCGACAACGTTCGCCGCGCACTGCGTCAGGGTGTGGGCACGGAACTGGCCCGGCTGCAAAGCTCGCTGTCTATTCTGGCCACCTGCGCCAACACGGCCCCCTTTATCGGCCTGTTTGGCACGGTCTGGGGCATCATGAGCTCCTTCCACTCCATCGGCATGCTCAAGTCGGCCTCCCTGGCCACCGTTGCCCCCGGTATTTCGGAAGCTCTGGTTGCCACGGCCATCGGCCTGGCTGTGGCTGTTCCGGCCACCATCGGCTTCAATATCTTCATGGGCAAGCTTTCGCAGGTTGATACGCTGCTGGTGAACTTTGCCGGCGTGTTCCTCAACCGCGTCCAGCGCGAAATCAACGCCCACCGCCCCGTGCAGCGCACGGGTGCAACGGAGATGTAGCATGGGCGCTAGTGTTGGCGGCGGCAACAAGTTTGTTTCGGACATCAACGTCACGCCCTTTGTGGACGTCATGTTGGTGCTGCTGATCATCTTCATGGTGGCTACCCCCATGATGAGTCAGGGGCTGGACGTGGATCTGCCGCAGACCAAGCAGGTGGAAGTGCTTTCTACCGAGGCCGACCACATGGTGTTGACCGTGCGCAATGACGGCAAGATGTACCTTGACGAGTACCCCGTGGACACCATGGAAGACCTTGAGGGGTACTTGCAGCGTCTGGTCAAGGAAAAGAACAAGACGCTCTTTCTGCAGGCCGACAAGGCAGTGCCTTACGGCACCGTTGTGGAAGTCATGGGTCACATCAAGGCCGTAGGCATCGAAAAGCTCGGCGTGATCGCCGAACAGCCCGATGATGCCTCGCCCAAGGGCGGCAAGCCCGCACGCGCCCGAAAATAGGATTGCTCTATGCGCCTGGCCTCATACGTTCTTTCATTCTGCCTGCACGCAGCCATATTTTTGCTGATATGGTTCTGGCCCAGCAGCCCGCCCATCAAGCTGGACACGCCTCCAGTCATGATCAGTCTGGTTGAGGGCGCCACAGGCGGCAACCGCACCCCCTCGCCCATTCTCGGGCATATGGGGCAGCCCGGCGATGGCCCCCTTGCGCCTACGCCGCCCGCTCCCAAGGCAGAAGTGGCAGCGCCCGAGCGCGTTGAAGTCAAAGAGCCCAAACCTGTTCCGCCGCAGCCCAAGCAGGATGCAGCGGCTGTAAAAAAGCCCGAGCCCAAGCCCGAGCCGAAACCGCAGCCCAAGCCGGAACCCAAGGAAGAAGCTAAACCCATCGCGCAGAAAAAAGAAGACAAGCCCAAGCCCAAGGAAGAACCGCAGAAGGAAGCTCCCAAGGATCAGAAGAAGCCGGAGCCTCCCAAAGCGGACGCCAAGAAGGACGCCAAGGAATCCAAGGACGCCAAGTCCAACGTTGACCCTGTGGCAGCAGCCTTGCAACAGGCGCGCAAAGCCAGCTCGCGGGCTGATTCCGGCGACAGAGGCAATGCCGTGGAGCAGGCTCTTGCCCAGGCCCAGCGCCGCGCAGGCGGCAACAGGGGCGGCGGTGGCGGCGAAGGCGCCGGCCCTGGCGGCGGCGGCCTTGGCGATGTGTACATGGGACAGGTCATGCTGGCAGTACGGCCCAACTGGGGCTTTACCTCGGCCAGCCGCCTGAACCTGCGCTGCATCATCAACGTCAAGGTAGACGCCCAGGGAAAGCTGTTGCAGAATCCCGTAGTAACACACAGTTCGGGCAACGCGCAGTTTGACGCATCCGCAGCGAGCGCCATTGTGCGCACTGCCAATAGCGGCCAGTTCCCGCCTCCGCCTTCAGCGGACTACGGTGACCTTGATCTGGTGTTTACGCTTGACGAACTCATGGGCCGCTAAGGCGGCCACCTAAACGCGCAATTGGTAACGCGCGCATTC
This genomic interval carries:
- a CDS encoding TolC family protein, encoding MKRIPELGLVFLVVGALAGPVCSNAAFADSSVAARPSGSAAVPVFSGRTLPSGKDNALPSGAVSMPDAVDRALRHNPSLGSQEAQGQSSEEARKSARGAFGPKLGTTYSASKQERKTSPALPSSSRPAEKGTYTWAVEISQPVFQGFQLLANYQKAALQADSDKASVRNAELSMTENVQTQFLNYLRYEESVRSQRDALARLQDQLRITTAFFGVGLRPRLDVLQAEVDVRQAENTLIQVENSRDTSLAKLNTLLGLPATAKIKFTGTLAHVPFTRSLEQCLEAAYRQRPDLYMAARSVEIAGKSQQAVQSAYYPQVEAYYNVSQSGNSLDLQEKGDRGSRSSVWEVGARATWDVFQWGTTYYADKEAGWLVTKMRYAEEDLKLSVGYDIKSKLLAVQEAAKRITVAEKGVEQSTEAYNVALARYQEQVGTNFDVLDASSKLTTAQATLTGAKADYLTALAQLYVAMGEFHPDLMRR
- the tolA gene encoding cell envelope integrity protein TolA, which encodes MRLASYVLSFCLHAAIFLLIWFWPSSPPIKLDTPPVMISLVEGATGGNRTPSPILGHMGQPGDGPLAPTPPAPKAEVAAPERVEVKEPKPVPPQPKQDAAAVKKPEPKPEPKPQPKPEPKEEAKPIAQKKEDKPKPKEEPQKEAPKDQKKPEPPKADAKKDAKESKDAKSNVDPVAAALQQARKASSRADSGDRGNAVEQALAQAQRRAGGNRGGGGGEGAGPGGGGLGDVYMGQVMLAVRPNWGFTSASRLNLRCIINVKVDAQGKLLQNPVVTHSSGNAQFDASAASAIVRTANSGQFPPPPSADYGDLDLVFTLDELMGR
- the tolQ gene encoding protein TolQ, whose amino-acid sequence is MEFSFFSMIAQASLVAKAVLAFLVMMSIGSWGLMIQKFIGLSAANKKALSGTERFEKAANLREAVQSLGSDPTSPLYYIAHQGVLEFNRSKELGNSSEVVVDNVRRALRQGVGTELARLQSSLSILATCANTAPFIGLFGTVWGIMSSFHSIGMLKSASLATVAPGISEALVATAIGLAVAVPATIGFNIFMGKLSQVDTLLVNFAGVFLNRVQREINAHRPVQRTGATEM
- a CDS encoding ABC transporter ATP-binding protein, which gives rise to MLELRNVDTYYGNIQALRDISLNIEEGEIVTLIGANGAGKSTTLMTICGINRPRKGEILWYGKPIHQLPPHEIVTLGISQVPEGRLIFPDLSVSENLDLGAFLRRDPAGVKDDLDYVFSLFPILSERRKQAGGTLSGGEQQMLAISRALMGRPKLLLLDEPSLGLAPIIIQQIFSIIQKVNSNGTTVFLVEQNANQALRIANHGYVMENGRIVMHDTAANLLTSEEVRTAYLGM
- a CDS encoding ABC transporter ATP-binding protein, whose protein sequence is MKPVLEVKDLSQDFGGLRALNELSLTVNSGEIVALIGPNGAGKTTFFNCVTGIYTPTEGQMFLHDASGDKQLLNGKKPHLITAMGMARTFQNIRLFSEMTVLENVMIGRHCRTKAGIFGAIVRDGRTRREEQDCIDRSYELLELVKLQEFWNETANNLPYGAQRRLEIARAMATEPRMLLLDEPAAGMNPQETNELKELVCSIRDNQQISILLIEHDMGMVMSLSDRIYVMEYGSCIATGTPAEIRTNPRVIKAYLGESDA
- a CDS encoding branched-chain amino acid ABC transporter permease yields the protein MQRILKAAIAALWFMLLTLPVLGIKLNVAAKTVVWRFDRIFALGAGIFVLALIWDWCFSRKASGMKIITLPKCLNLAEIIEAFRNRAGLRLGGLAALAVVLIGMPLVSSFYQTNIMISALLYVMLALGLNIVVGLAGQLVLGYVAFYAIGAYTYGLLHQYFGLGFWTCLPIGGFLTVLFGLGLGFPVLRLRGDYLAIVTLGFGEIVRLTLQNWNTVTGGPRGVSDIPRPAFFGMNMDITQSTTYIYYLVLAAVVVTIVVITRLKNSRVGLALQALREDEIACEAMGVDITRVKLSAFALGSCWAGFAGVIFAAKTTYINPSSFTFMESAMILSMVVLGGMGSIAGVVIAALILILAPEYLRAFSDYRMLLFGAIMVIMMLFRPQGLISGERRRYRISNLHGAEGGR
- a CDS encoding ribonuclease J; this encodes MNEPYLNITPLGGLGEIGLNCQLWETSGGVVMVDCGLMFPDDAHLGVDVVIPHFGAVSGIKDKLLGIVLTHGHEDHIGALPWIVPEIKGTRIYGSRFTLALVEHKLREREILDWVELCPVDINTVLPLGDLTFHFFPVCHSIPEGFGLGVETPVGRVVHSGDFKIDPHPLDTTGTDLNLFRNFAGPEGARLLLSDSTNIVREGRSLTEREVKDSLDKIFAKAEGRIVITLFSSHIQRIQEVFDLAREHGRTVVISGKSLANNIEMARDLGIAKLPPSFFNAHNGVPDLPDDQIVLVVTGAQGEPLSALSRMVLGGHRQLEIRKGDTVVMSSRMIPGNAKAISRLINEMYRIGAEVLYESVHAIHASGHGQREELRDMLEAVRPTLFVPVHGEYQHLVKHGRLAVECGVEQDNVILLEDGLPLTLLKDSFRLEQRVPVECTLVDGKGVGDVGYAVLKERRILGDEGMVIVVLVVDSETGSILHGPEMISKGFVFEQHYSHLLEDAKCLVLDEIEAVRPGQLGRLQEGIRSSLRRFFRRVLERDPVVVPIISEV
- a CDS encoding ExbD/TolR family protein — protein: MGASVGGGNKFVSDINVTPFVDVMLVLLIIFMVATPMMSQGLDVDLPQTKQVEVLSTEADHMVLTVRNDGKMYLDEYPVDTMEDLEGYLQRLVKEKNKTLFLQADKAVPYGTVVEVMGHIKAVGIEKLGVIAEQPDDASPKGGKPARARK